The window GTGCCTCGGAATGGACATAGCATATGGTAGAATTAATGGCAGGGACAGACTGTTTTGAATATAAGAGTTATATGAATGGTTCTtcaaaaaaaactatatgttttatgtatgtaatagataCTTCGTTCCGCAAAAGTAGTAAAGGttcttataatataatgaaGGGTTCCTCCTTAGCTGTTATTAGTAGTAATTATGTAATATTACAgcctttatctttttattttgaggtAATGGAGCGAAGGAAACATATCAGAGAAAAAAGGAAAGGTCCTGCATGTTCACTCTTGCAACACAATAAGCGAGCAAATACTAGTACGAAATCTATAACCTCAATGGATAGGTGGGAGATTGAAGATGTGAGTCAAAATTCGCCACCAATTACCCTTAATAACCAGTCGACGATGGAGGAATCTGACAGTGCATTCTCCCCCGAAGATGTTATGAAGTTGCTTATTAACTTCCAGAAGAATAAGGCACATTCTAGTAATCTTCATAACAATCAGCTAAATAACGTTATACCGGAGTTTGATCCATCAAATAAAATGCAGTCTGTGGATAGTTggttaaataaagttaatgaatGTACCGTGATATATGAATGGAACGAGAAGCAAACCATACATTTTGCTTTACAAAAACTTGCTGGCCAGGCAAAAAAATGGTATGAATCACTTCAGACAGTTGTATTTACGTGGGAGGAATGGcagttcaaaattaaaaaggctTTTCCCAATGAGCAAAATTATGGTCGGCTACTCGAGGATATGTTAGCACGTACTACTAGGATAAGCGAGAGTTTTtgcgattatttttatgacaagCTTAGTCTTATAAATCAATGTAATATCGTAGGAAAGAATGCAGTAGACTGCGTTATACACGGAATTACAGACAAGTCTATTAGAAATAGTGCACAAGCTTTGAATTGTAAGGAACCAGAAGACTTACTGGGTTTTCTCAACTCCCAAAAAACATCCGAGATACCCTACTTTAAAAGGCGCGAAATACTTAACAAGGATTTAGGTGACCGAGACAACAACAATCAGTCTACTttagataagaaaaaaataatttgttttaattgccGTACGGAAGGTcatacatttcaaaaatgtacaaaacccttaattaaatgtcaaaaatgcaACAGAGTCGGCCATAACGATTCGACCTGCCGAATAAATCCATGAATGTAGTCTGATGCGAGACTCTGATGCAAATAAGTTATCTTTAGCTTGAATATACACTGAACTTCCCCTTATTAAAGGATTTGATCAACTTGACGGTAGTTCCCAAATACAAAAGTTTTATACAGTTAAAGCTGGACGAAATAGGTCACCCgggaataataaaaacagttgAGAAAGTCCAAAGTCAATTCTGGTTTCCCAAACTACGCCATTTTGTACAAAAGTATGTGAAATCATGTATTGAATGTGCATACAATAAAGACGAGGCGTGTCATAAGAAAACTGGCCACTTATTTCCAATCGAAAAGGTCAGCAAACCATttcatacaatacatatagaCCATCTTGGCCCATTCACCAAAAGAATAAAGGgttatttatacttatgtgCTCACGATTGTAGACGGATTTACAAAATACTTGTTTGCAAAACCGGTAAAAAAACTCAAAGCACAATAAACGTGCTAGAAAATCTGTTTAATGATTTTGGATTACCATGTCGCATTATACATCGACCgcctttgaaaatttttgtaaagcACACGGAATTAAACATGTACTTAACGCAGTCGCGTGTCCCAGAGCAAACGGTCAAGTAGAACGTTTTAATCAAACTATTTTGAGTGCAATGGCTAAACATAATACAAACAAGAACGAACGCGACTGGGACACGTGTCTGGGTAAGAGTCAGGGGGGCATCAACAACACTGTACACGCTGCAACACGTACCTCTGCAGCAGAAGCTCTATTTGACACACAGTTTAGGGATaacttaacaaataaacttaacattAATGTAGATCAATCAATAAAAACGTtgctgaattaaaaaaaaaaaatagactcAAACATAAGACATGACCAAGAAAAGCAAAAGATACgatatgataaaaatagaGTTCCTGCGGCAGTTTTTAAGAAAGgagatattgtaaaaattacgagaacaaatttttataaccAAGGTAACAGTACAAAACTTATGACAAAATTCATGGGCCCTTATAAAATTACGAAAACATTAGGTAACGATAGATATAGTTTCAAATATACCCAGCTTTAGCAAAAATAACAGAAAGTTTGAGAGTGTTGTAGCAGCTGACCGCATAAAGCCATGGGTTCAATCGGAATCTATGGACAGTGACACAAGTAGTACCATCGAATCCACCGATGAAAGCGATGATAATATTCCATTATCGGAACTGCAACAACGCATCAAAACTATAATTAACGATTATTAGTCAAccgtttcatttttgtttttaatttgataaaattgagaaaataataatttctaggTATGCTAACAAGTACGAGTGTCGTGATTATTTTTGCTTAAAacttgcttttatttttcttttgtcttatataattttctgtTATTTCTATTAATTGCTGTTATAAACATGTTTGGTTTCCGctaattgaattattaattattgattattgTTATAGTGCACCAGGAGGTTGCACTGAGTAGGACGGCCGAGTGTCGTGATTTGCTGTTTTCTTCAGTATTTTTaccaattatatttaaaatcgacttgttttgttaattattcgaTAAtcgatacatataattttaataaatataaggcaACATTCCAATAATTGCACAACACGAACATGTAAACATTTGTTACCAAATCCTCCAATCATGAAGCGTCGCGCCATTTTAGATCAGCCAATAAGATTCCAAcctgttgtattttttattttaaccattAAGCTTCACTTGTCAAATGGAATCAACAAATCAGGGAaactaattttgaatttttagtcTATGGTAGTCCTTACATGATTGGAGATTGACCTTACCAATCGAAGACATTAAAACGTTTTTCGACATTTCGTATGAACCAAGTGGGGATGACAGTTTTCCTTTTtggataaaatttttagaagtTTGTCTTGATTGATTCTCCAAGAAACAAACACGAATGCTCGGTACGAGAgctgttataattattattataaagtgctAAGAGTTATTGTTGAAATTAAGACTCAATAAAACAGTAAAGAAACAAGAAGAGTTTTTATTCACAAAAGTACCATGTTATGTGTGGAATCGCATTTAATGAGATAAGATaactataattttgttatatcgAATCGTTAGGTAATATCTAacaaattactatttttattaggtacttatctACCAAGACGactcaaaaactattaaaatattttcatgcagCGGTACGAAGTGAGATTTTAAACAGaaattcccggcaccaatagaaaaaacaataggaccactccatatcattcccatggatgtcgtaaaaggcgactaagggattggcttataaacttgggattcatcatccagttgcctgaatgtgcagatttcctcaatatgttttccctcaccgtaagagcattggataattatcaaactaatgtgaATAAATTCGAATATAGTAATATATGGCCCCGGTGGGATCCGAACCGGTGTCCAACAACATTTACaccaggcaccttaccgacTCGACCACCGGCGCTCTATATAAAGCCAATCTTTCGTCGTTAGATactagtttatttaaatagatacatacatacatacataaaatcacgcctctttcccggaggggtaggcagagactacctctttcacttgccacgatctctgcatatttccttcgcttcattcacattcataactctcttcatgcaagctcggtacttttgacctgacccttatttaaatagatgtaagtaaaaaaacaaaaacatttttagcatgtaatggaaaataataaagagaggAACGAAACAGgccattttttaattaaaatttgtcattGCTTccgaaaattataattacaaataagatCGCGCCCACTCCGATTAACattcatattgtttttttttttttatataatgaaaacaaGTTTTTTCCGTTTGTCAAATGGAATTTCCCGAATTTTTAACGTTCTATCATTGTGAGCtgtttacatatatgtattgtatacaggttactagctgtcccggcaaacgttattttgctatataaatattttttaagttatttctagttaaaaaaaatgttaagggtggacacttatcactaaggggtatgaaaaatagatgttctcagacctactcaatatggtcacaaaatttcatgagaatcagtcaagccgtttcggaggagtacgggaacgaacattgtgtgacacgagaattttatatataaaatatccacaataataataaagagatttgcatttttgtaaagaaaacttatttcttttacgacatccccgggtaagagatggagtagtccttttCTATtaaggtgccgggaaccacacggcacaaacaatgaaatttttttttatttatattgcagTAAGCCTACAAATTAGATTTACATAGTGACTACCTCGCTAGGCAAGTCTGTATCGAAGAAGTCTTATTGACAACAGT of the Amyelois transitella isolate CPQ chromosome 19, ilAmyTran1.1, whole genome shotgun sequence genome contains:
- the LOC132902857 gene encoding uncharacterized protein LOC132902857; the encoded protein is MERRKHIREKRKGPACSLLQHNKRANTSTKSITSMDRWEIEDVSQNSPPITLNNQSTMEESDSAFSPEDVMKLLINFQKNKAHSSNLHNNQLNNVIPEFDPSNKMQSVDSWLNKVNECTVIYEWNEKQTIHFALQKLAGQAKKWYESLQTVVFTWEEWQFKIKKAFPNEQNYGRLLEDMLARTTRISESFCDYFYDKLSLINQCNIVGKNAVDCVIHGITDKSIRNSAQALNCKEPEDLLGFLNSQKTSEIPYFKRREILNKDLGDRDNNNQSTLDKKKIICFNCRTEGHTFQKCTKPLIKCQKCNRVGHNDSTCRINP